In one Solanum lycopersicum chromosome 11, SLM_r2.1 genomic region, the following are encoded:
- the LOC101245014 gene encoding uncharacterized protein, producing the protein MAKEFNVPPVVFPSGGNPGPQQRRLPTAPFQPPKSSNPGIPFMSFDVGSAAASTSFSTPQFASTTIGGGGSTGFEDEPPLLEELGINTKQIYQKTISIMNPFRVKADLHEDADLSGPFIFLMAFGLFQLLAGKLHFGIILGWVIMASLFLYVVFNMLAGRNGNLDLYRCVSLIGYCMLPIVILSAISLFLPGGLVIKVVTGVFVLWSTRVCTRLVVELASCGDEHRGLIALLDKLFLPYRLMDSAQVQLSHL; encoded by the coding sequence ATGGCGAAGGAATTTAACGTCCCGCCGGTAGTTTTCCCGTCCGGCGGAAACCCCGGTCCACAACAACGTCGGCTTCCAACGGCGCCGTTTCAACCACCGAAGTCATCGAACCCTGGGATACCTTTCATGTCCTTTGATGTAGGGTCTGCTGCTGCTTCCACTTCATTTTCCACTCCACAATTCGCATCCACCACCATCGGCGGCGGAGGATCGACGGGTTTTGAAGATGAGCCACCGTTGCTGGAGGAGCTTGGAATTAACACAAAGCAAATTTACCAAAAAACTATATCGATTATGAATCCATTTCGGGTTAAAGCAGATCTTCATGAAGATGCTGATCTCTCTGGACCGTTCATATTCCTTATGGCGTTCGGGCTTTTCCAATTACTTGCTGGAAAGCTTCATTTTGGAATCATATTGGGATGGGTAATCATGGCTTCGTTGTTTCTCTATGTAGTCTTCAATATGCTCGCCGGCAGAAACGGGAATTTGGACTTGTACAGGTGCGTCAGCCTGATCGGATATTGTATGTTGCCTATAGTGATTTTATCGGCTATCTCATTGTTTTTGCCTGGTGGATTGGTGATCAAGGTGGTTACCGGAGTTTTTGTGTTATGGTCAACTCGAGTTTGCACTAGGCTTGTGGTTGAACTTGCATCTTGTGGAGATGAACATCGCGGGCTGATCGC